The genomic interval GCCAATACTGTTCAATTAAAGCAGTATCTACATACTTTTCATTTTCCGGAATCATTTTATATTTATCTGTTTAGGTTAGAAAACCGTTTCTTTAAACGCTCAATACAACGGAATTTTTGTTGCTTGGCTACATTGTCGTTGGCATATCCCATCAGTTCAGCCAGCTCTTCCAGGCTATATTTGTGGAAGTAAAATCCTGTCAGGATACTCCGGCATGGCTCTCCCAGTTCGTCAATTGCTTTCTTTATATCTGCATCATCGGGCAGACTCGTTGTATGCTGGGCGTCCTCGTCTGGCATATCTGACATAAATTCCTGTATGTCGGTTATATGAATTTTCGACTTGAGCTTGTTCAGCCACTTATTGCGGCAGATGGCATACAAATACGTTTTTAGTGAGGAATTCCCCTGGAAAACGCCACTTCTCACCTGTTCATACAAAGTGATCACCCCTTCCTGATACAGATCTTCTGCTTCGTGCTGGCTACCCTGGTTTGTACGTACAAAATTGGCAATCATTGGCCAGTAAGTACTGTATATAAACTCCAGTGCCTG from Rhodocytophaga rosea carries:
- a CDS encoding RNA polymerase sigma factor, translating into MKIASYQSEQELILALGEGKKQALEFIYSTYWPMIANFVRTNQGSQHEAEDLYQEGVITLYEQVRSGVFQGNSSLKTYLYAICRNKWLNKLKSKIHITDIQEFMSDMPDEDAQHTTSLPDDADIKKAIDELGEPCRSILTGFYFHKYSLEELAELMGYANDNVAKQQKFRCIERLKKRFSNLNR